The Narcine bancroftii isolate sNarBan1 chromosome 8, sNarBan1.hap1, whole genome shotgun sequence region ATTGATTGTGCAGAGCAAGGCAAAAAATTTTGAATCACGTAGGTGAGCGAGTGACATGTGGCCAGGGCAACAGGGGTGTCTACATTCCATAAAATAACAATCTCCCTTTTGCACACATTTTGATAGATATAAAAGAAGTCAAACTTCAATTTGCAAACCTGTCAAGTATTCTGCTTCTGTTACTGGCAAGCCTTCCTACAAAAGTCTCCAAATCTCTCACATGCTTTACTTTTGGAGGCTTTGCTTTTTTCAGGAGTGAGTAACAACATTTCAAGATAGTAAACCACAAAATATTACAAGTGCTAGGAGTTAAAGATTAACCACAGGAAGCATCTGACTCATATGCTTCTTTATGGATAAACAAGCACGTAGAtagaaaggggaaagagagaaaaatacaGGAAATACAGTTGAACAATTGCACATAATAATACTGAACACAAGGATTACAAAATGGTTGTAGAAAATGTGGAATGAAGCAGAAAAATTATGAAACTGGGAGAAATGAGATGCTGGATGTTTGGAATTTGAAAAACAGAAAGTGCAAAACATGAATTAAATTTGAGACAAGATGCTGTATTCAGACAAAAAAAGCAAGGCAGTAGATTCAGTAGTCAAACATAcagtaaaagtctgcagacaccactgtggttgaagtgaaatcacactgctggagaaacaagcagtgtcttttaaacaaacacaaccaacgttttgggcttgagcccaagGAAATAGATTCAGCATTCTTAGAACAAAGTCTAAGAAGTATTAACCAGGCTAAAGAGCATAATCAGTTTACTTGCCCCTATGTTCACCAAAAAATTAGGGATTGGAGCTTGAAAACTTCAGCTAACTTTGCAGTGCAGAACTGTGATGTCGGAAGTAGCATTTTTGAGACTACTTGTTCACTCAAGCATCTCCAAAAAAATTCCATGACTTTTGATTAGAAGAGAGgagctccctctttctctctctcctgaaGCTAAACATCAGGTTGTTTACGATCAAAGTACTGCTTGTGAAAACCAGCTATCACCACAACAGACAGGCTTTCAAAAGTAGTTCATCTGGAAAACACAAAGAATTTAGATACAGCTATCTTTCAGCACATCTTGATCAAGGGAAAATGTACATCAGTAGCACATCCTATGAAGGATGTGAATGTACTTTACAGTAAGaagcacagaaatgttggaggaattcagctggtgtcacagcatccatgggaggcaaagggatgtttcaggcctgagcccttcttcaaggaataaggaaGGCACAAGAATAAAGAGACTGACCAGGAGAGGAGtgcagatcaacaaaaggtgttaacttgatttgataagaggagagatttgattatggctctgtgaaaagagacagagagaaagagcaggggagggggggggcaggcaAGAGGGAAGAAGaaaggtggttggggggggggcagttaaaattgaaaccagagaagtcagttAATGCCCTCTGTTGGATCGCCAGacagaaggtgaggtgttgttccgccaatttgcaggtggtctcagtctggcagtgcatgagaccacatgaagatatgtcagcaagggaatgggtcggggaactgaaatgggtggctactgggtgATCCCCACTATTACACCAGACAAAGCCAAAATGCTCCCAGTCTTTCCAATGCAGAGGAGGACACACGGGAGCACCGGATCCAGTAGATGATTCCTGCAAGAaggaccaatacccctgaatgtaaagccctccaaaaagatAGTGGCCAcaacccaggatatcacaggcaaaaccctccccattattgagtgcatctacagggaacactgccatcagaaagcagcagccaTCAACAAAGACTCTCACCACACgccctgttctcattgctaccttcaggaaagaggtctaggtggcacaagactcacaccaccaggtttatgaactactgctacccctccaccatcagactcctcaatcaatcagggattcatttcaggatttttgtgcactttattgattttgttctctgcattgcagagtttgtttacattcattgtttACATATTTAACACTgtgcacagattatttttttcacCAACAATGAGCAGTAATTGTGCCACACCTGCAGTAaaagaggaatctcagggttgtaatgtgatgtcatgtatatacactaacaataaatctgtttggggccccaaatggtggtgagggaggtggtatggacccaagtggagcatctcctgcagacaCAGGGGTTAAAAAGGTAACGATTCCATTATTAtcaagtaatactacatttagaatgtaacatacatggaattttttaacttttgtccaccgcagggcagacagagtcgccacattgtccagcagcccccccccctcccccaacagcacctggtgttcctaggcggtctcccctcaaAATACTGCCCCGGccctgggtggggggagggggggggggcgccctGCCTCATCCCACACCTGCCAAAGTAGTGAGGATTCAGACACTTCATTGGCTAAATACAAAGACAATGTGGAGCAGTCCCTGTCACCGGTGTGTGGGGGAAGGGGTACCAAAGTAATGAGGCCTAGGGAAGTTAAAGCCAGGACTGCCCCCACACAGGGACTGAAGCCTAGGGTCGTACCCTCCCTCATCTCCAACCCCCcgtccacctcccctcccctcgacCCCCTCCCACCTCCGGTTACCCCTCAGTCACAATGCCTGCCGGATACTCACGTCTCTCTCACTCCCGAAACTTTCAAAGGGAGCTTGCTGCGATCCAAGCCCGACGCGGCTCAACCACCACTTCCCTCGTCCCTGCGCGCCAACTGCCCCCCCTCAAGCTCTCTCCTTGTGCGCCTGCGCGCCAACTGCccgcccccccgctctctcctTGTGCGCCTGCGTCGCCCGGCAGCTTTCCTTGCCCGCCTGCACCTGCGCTCTCGGCAGGCGAGCGCCGACGCCACTCCGCCCTACTGCGCCTGCTCCGACCGGTCCCCTCTTCCGCCTCCCTCCCCGGCGCGCGCTTGCGCACTCGGCTCCAGCCGGCCGGCTGCCGCCCCTGGTTCTTCCCGCCCTTTTCCCGGCCGACTGTTCTACTCCTGCGCGTCGGCGGCTCGCTGGGCAGCCGTcgtttcccccaccaccccctcacctcccAGAAATGCACGTAAGTGGTTGGAGTTGTGGGGCTAAACAAGAAATTTACAGACgccggagagggtgggggagagggagactcagcaggtcacgcagcatccacagggacCAGAAACTGGGGTGTATCTGTGGGAGATGGACCTATCTGATATTGCGCCCCTGTCCAAATAGCTGACACCCAGCTTTCGGATAACTTTACCATGATATCAGGTCAGAAATGCAGGTCAAGCTCTTTTAATTAACAAATTATGGCAGGACATGAAAATTATAACTGCACCTTCCATGTAAAATGGGTCTGTGGTGTGATCAGGGTCAGAACTCATTGCAATGAACAATTTGTGAAATtgggtgttttgcggcagcaccGCAGTGCAAATGGTCGCATTATAACCATCCTTTCAACATTATTATATTAAATATGCATGAAAAGtgcagcagtgtctttggttcattgatctttcaggaatctgatggcagtgggcaaGAAGCCGACCTTGTgcctgtcttcaggctcctggacattccccccatggtagcagagtggggggggggcctttgaggatagtggctgcttttttaaggcaccacctcatttcgatgtcctggatggtgtgcccgtgatgtcgcaggctgagttaacaaccctctggagtttattcttgttctgagtgtTGGCTCTTCTgtaccaggcagtaatgcaatCGGCCAGGATGTTCTCCTCAGAACcatttgtagaagtttacgagaatctCTGGTGATGCCCTGAATCTCCCCAGACACCTCATGAAGCATAGCctgctggcgggccttcttcgtgatggcattgacatagaggctccaggacatatctttggagatgttgacacccaggaattttaagttcttgaccctctccatgactgagcccttgatgaagactgggttgtgttcccctgacttccttcggaagtccacaatcatctccttggttttgctgatgttgagcacaaggtttggaacatcagtaagaagaaagagtgtactgttGAGCTCAATAATCTCAAAGGGGCTGATAGACCAAGGAAgactccattgctgatgacagaattgtcatcacaatgaaaaaaaaactccaagcgcatgtccaacagatcagaaacactcttcagagaCAGGTGTGGACATTTCAATGACAACTgtttgcagaagacttcatgaaccgAAATTCAGAGGCTACAGTGCAAGATacaaaccattagttagccacagaaacaggatggcctgATGACAGTTTGCCagaaagtatttaaaagagcctgtagaactctggaaaaaggtctcatggacagatgagaccaagattaatctgtatcGGAGTGATGGTACcacagtgtggaggcataaagaaaCAGCCCAAGATCCAaggcataccacctcatctgtgaaacgtggtgggtgtgttatggcctgggcatgtatggttgCCACAGGCACTGGGGCACTTAGAATTTATTTTGCTTcttccatcagcagttacatcatcaatgaaaataAGTGCATAGAATCACCTTTaatgctttagcagtatgtttgggatcattgtcttgctttaGGATGAAGTGCCAACCAATGagcttggaggcatttgctcgtcTTAATCCCATAAGATGTTTCCATacactcagaattcattttgctactgccatcagcagttaaatctagaatgtgcactttaataacatgtgaattgtttgattacaaatttaaaactgtggaggacaagggcaaataaaggaaattgGACAGAAAAAAAGCTGTTCATCTTAACACTCCTCAACATCCAGTCCCACGTGTTAACTTTGAAAAATAAGAGCAGGGGTGGACCAAGCTCCGAAACAGCTTCTGTTCCATTTTCAGCTTCTTGGATAATAAAAATGTCCATGCCCACATGGAGTgggattttaatttcatttttaatttaattttaattagagacacagcatggtaacaggtccttccggcccacgagcttgCACCATCCAAATTCACCCATCTGGACAACATTCAACCACATGGGTTGATGAGTGCAAAGTAACATTCAGATCCCACACATGCAAGACCAGTGCTCTCACGGTTTTTCAGTCtgaggcccacctggcttccgaCCTAACATGCCATGGCATACTACTGGCAAAAACAGCAATATTTTGAAGataaaggcagctctgtaagaaactcatctttagaatcagaatttatcgacatgaacatatcacaaaatttgttgttttgcggcaacatcacagtgcaaacatttatataaacacatttcaaaataaataaaaatcgttctggatggctgcctgtaactcaTGGTGTTCTTCAAGGGTCggtattggggccgctgctgtttacaatttatattaatgatttggattgtagtatgaatggttttgtggccaaatttgcggatgacaccaagataggtggcggagtaggaagtgtagtagaaaccgtaaagtcgCAGAAGGATATAgtcagattaggagactgggcaaaatcatggcagatgagattcaatgtagagaaatgtacagttgaacattttggcagtggaaacaaacaggcagaatactatttggatggggtgaaaattcagaccttggatgtgcaaagggacctgggtgtcctcgtgcagggaaacctaaaagtcaatgagcaggtgaaattggtagtgaggaaagcgaatgctatgttggccttcatttcaagaggaatagtgtacaagagtaacaaggtgttgatgaggttctatggggcactgatgaagcctcatttggagaactgtgtgcagttttgggccccctaacttagaaaggatgtgatgttgttggagagagtgcagaggagatttactaggatgattcccggagtgcaagggctaacgtacgagaagcgtttggcagctcttgggttgtattcattggagtataggagaatgagaggagatctcatggaggtatttcgtattttgaaaggtttaggtaggctggatgcgggtaagatgtttcccttggtgggtgaatcgaggacaaggggtcatcatctgaaaattagaggttatccatgtAAAACAGGGATTAGGAAGAACttttttagtcagagggtcgtggatctgtagaactcactgccacatacagtagtggaagccagatcactgggagtatttaaataagaaatagacaaatatcttattagtgagggcatcaagggatatggggaaaaggctggaacttggaactagtgtagagtagtttagtgtagatttacggaatagactcaatgggcctagtggcctgtttctgttcctttgtcttgtaatCTTgtgaaaaagtcaaagtaaggcagtgtctgtggttcattgtccattcaggaatctgatggcagagggaaagaagcagtccttgtgccactgagtgcttgtcttcaggctcctgtatctttttccctatggcctgggtggtgaaggtcctttgaggatagaagctgctttattATGACACCACCTcggtagatgtcctcaatggagtgaagactgatgtctgtgatgtcacaggccgagttaacaatcctctggagcttTTTTCCTATCCTGAACGCTGGCACCTCCATAACAGACAgggaagcaaccagccagaatgctctccacagtacacctgtagaaatttttgaaaGGCTTCAGTGACCTACCGAATCACCTCAAATTCA contains the following coding sequences:
- the LOC138742044 gene encoding uncharacterized protein, with the protein product MVVREVVWTQVEHLLQTQGLKSHNACRILTSLSLPKLSKGACCDPSPTRLNHHFPRPCAPTAPPQALSLCACAPTARPPALSLCACVARQLSLPACTCALGRRAPTPLRPTAPAPTGPLFRLPPRRALAHSAPAGRLPPLVLPALFPADCSTPARRRLAGQPSFPPPPPHLPEMHVSRGVRNKVCRCCDCHKNTQKCWWNSTSLAVPRGGIADIWELHDI